The Acidicapsa acidisoli genome contains a region encoding:
- a CDS encoding complex I subunit 4 family protein, with protein MDNVIISLILLAPLAGALLVLLLPDRGKLPAWAALATALVTFLLTLHLPAHFNPGAQGFQFVQDIPWIANPAIRYHVGVDGLSLWLVVLTGLLAPIGVLASWKTVKERSKVFYAFFLLQQTAMVGVFVSLDLMLYYGFWELSLIPMAILIAMYGRGSSENGGPKAATRFFLYTFISSAPLLVALLWLYAKTGSFQFSDLQSAIASGTIPAGPLCWAALAFLIAFAVKVPVLGLHGWLPDTFSEAPVSMAMVVAGKLGLYSLIRFHVGLFPVQAHKAAPWMIALAAAGILYGALLALVQKDFWKLLAYGTISSLSFCTLGIYGFTLAGLDGSVFQTINEGVIGAALFVLFGVLYDRYGTSQISQYGGLTKKTPVLATVFVIASLAMIGLPMLNGFIGEFLVLSSTFTEVSRSWATAGTIGVILSAAYMLTLVQRVFYGPQSQLSLSKPASDLELREKFVLYPLATLMLVMGIFPNLWLSEIETGIRGAANALSAPISNSASSAGGQQ; from the coding sequence ATGGATAACGTCATCATCTCGCTGATTCTCCTCGCTCCCCTCGCTGGCGCGCTGCTTGTACTGCTGCTGCCCGACCGCGGCAAACTTCCCGCCTGGGCAGCCCTCGCAACCGCACTCGTTACCTTCCTGCTGACGCTCCATCTGCCCGCGCACTTCAACCCCGGCGCGCAGGGCTTTCAATTCGTCCAGGACATTCCCTGGATCGCGAACCCGGCCATCCGCTACCACGTAGGTGTCGACGGCCTCTCGCTCTGGCTCGTAGTCCTCACCGGCCTGCTCGCTCCAATCGGCGTCCTGGCCAGTTGGAAGACGGTCAAGGAACGCAGCAAGGTCTTCTACGCCTTCTTCCTTCTGCAACAGACCGCCATGGTCGGCGTCTTTGTCTCGCTTGACCTGATGCTCTACTACGGCTTCTGGGAACTGTCCCTCATCCCGATGGCCATCCTGATCGCGATGTACGGAAGAGGCAGCTCGGAAAACGGTGGCCCCAAAGCCGCAACCCGCTTCTTCCTCTACACCTTTATCTCGTCCGCGCCTCTCCTTGTGGCCCTGCTCTGGCTTTACGCGAAAACCGGCAGCTTCCAATTTTCTGACCTGCAATCCGCCATTGCCAGCGGCACAATTCCCGCCGGACCGCTCTGCTGGGCCGCGCTGGCCTTCCTGATCGCCTTCGCCGTCAAAGTCCCCGTCCTCGGCCTGCATGGCTGGCTCCCGGATACCTTTTCCGAAGCCCCCGTCTCAATGGCCATGGTCGTCGCCGGAAAGCTCGGTCTCTACTCTCTCATCCGCTTCCACGTCGGCCTCTTCCCTGTTCAGGCCCACAAGGCTGCTCCCTGGATGATCGCCCTCGCTGCCGCCGGCATCCTCTACGGCGCGCTGCTCGCGCTCGTCCAAAAGGATTTCTGGAAGCTACTCGCCTACGGAACCATCAGCAGCCTCAGCTTCTGCACTCTCGGCATCTACGGATTCACCCTCGCGGGCCTCGACGGCAGCGTCTTCCAGACCATCAACGAGGGCGTCATTGGCGCCGCGCTATTCGTCCTTTTCGGCGTTCTGTACGACCGCTACGGCACCAGCCAGATCAGCCAGTACGGAGGTCTCACCAAAAAGACACCCGTACTCGCGACAGTTTTCGTCATCGCCAGCCTGGCAATGATCGGCCTTCCAATGCTCAACGGCTTCATCGGCGAATTCCTCGTCCTCTCAAGCACTTTCACCGAAGTCAGCCGTAGTTGGGCGACTGCGGGAACCATCGGAGTCATCCTCAGCGCCGCCTATATGCTCACCCTTGTTCAACGCGTCTTCTACGGACCACAGTCCCAGCTCTCTCTCAGCAAACCGGCCAGCGACCTCGAATTGCGCGAAAAGTTCGTGCTCTATCCCCTCGCCACTCTGATGCTCGTCATGGGAATCTTCCCCAACCTCTGGCTTTCGGAAATTGAAACCGGAATAAGAGGAGCCGCCAACGCCCTCAGCGCCCCCATCTCGAACTCGGCGTCCTCCGCAGGAGGCCAGCAATGA
- the nuoH gene encoding NADH-quinone oxidoreductase subunit NuoH translates to MSIFWVFLLLSILKVVVVLAIFLGAVAYTVLLERKLVGRIQNRWGPSRVGPFGLWQPMMDGLKLFLKEDMIPAGVYKPLYLLAPLIALGCALLSIAVIPFGAPITYRGIKIFEIADLNIGLLIILGVTSISVYGIALAGWSSNNKYSLLGALRSSAQMVSYELALGLSLVGIVLRTGSFSLAEIVRVQSTHGFLSWNLFGGGQFIAFFIYLTAAYAETNRAPFDLPEAETELTGGYHTEYSSMKFAMFFMAEYGNMITVGCVATLLFLGGWTSPFGHLLPEPQNIILQAIIPLLWFVVKVFFFLFLYVWVRGTLPRFRYDQLMGYGWKYLLPVAMLNIVGTSLVMAVFP, encoded by the coding sequence TTGAGTATCTTCTGGGTGTTTTTGTTGTTAAGCATCTTGAAAGTGGTTGTGGTGCTGGCAATCTTCCTCGGCGCCGTGGCCTATACCGTGCTGCTTGAGCGCAAGCTCGTCGGCCGTATCCAGAACCGCTGGGGGCCCAGCCGCGTCGGCCCCTTCGGCCTCTGGCAACCGATGATGGACGGTCTCAAGCTCTTCCTCAAGGAAGACATGATTCCCGCTGGCGTCTACAAGCCGCTTTATTTGCTTGCGCCGCTGATCGCCCTCGGCTGTGCTTTGCTCTCCATCGCTGTCATTCCCTTCGGCGCGCCGATCACCTATCGCGGCATCAAGATCTTTGAAATCGCCGACCTCAACATCGGCCTGCTCATCATCCTCGGAGTCACCTCGATCAGCGTCTACGGCATCGCACTCGCCGGCTGGTCCTCGAACAACAAATACTCCCTGCTCGGCGCACTGCGCTCCTCAGCCCAGATGGTCAGCTACGAGCTGGCGCTCGGCCTCTCACTCGTCGGCATCGTCCTTCGCACCGGCTCGTTCTCGCTCGCTGAAATCGTCCGCGTCCAATCCACGCACGGCTTCCTCTCCTGGAACCTCTTCGGCGGAGGCCAGTTCATCGCCTTCTTCATCTACCTCACCGCCGCTTACGCCGAAACCAACCGCGCCCCCTTCGATCTTCCCGAGGCCGAGACCGAACTGACTGGCGGTTACCACACCGAATACAGTTCGATGAAGTTCGCCATGTTCTTCATGGCCGAATACGGAAACATGATCACCGTAGGTTGCGTAGCCACGCTGCTCTTTTTAGGCGGTTGGACCAGCCCCTTCGGACACCTGCTTCCAGAGCCACAAAACATCATTCTCCAGGCCATCATTCCGCTGCTCTGGTTCGTTGTCAAAGTCTTCTTTTTCCTGTTCCTGTACGTCTGGGTGCGCGGCACTTTGCCGCGTTTCCGTTACGACCAGCTCATGGGCTACGGATGGAAGTATCTTCTTCCCGTAGCCATGCTCAACATCGTGGGAACCAGCCTCGTAATGGCTGTCTTTCCGTAA
- a CDS encoding NADH-quinone oxidoreductase subunit N yields the protein MNSISAAVPDIYRILPEVVLTLTGVLIMLIDAAMPAASSRRGLGWLGAFGVMAALWASLWQLSLPAGTAFYNTVQTDAFSVFFHVLICGIVLVSLLISLDALPPDSSPVQHHRGEYFALMVFGAVGMCLMTSAIELLVVFIALEISSISTYILAGFRKHTGKGPEAAIKYFLLGSFATGFLLYGVALIFGATGTTQINQIAGLIPHARSSSLVLASFALLMVGILFKVSAAPFHVWTPDVYEGAPSPVVALMSTAPKAAAFALLIRLLYSSFPMLQPMWMPLMWIIAILSMTVGNLAALRQENVKRMLAYSSIAHAGYLLAAFAGVGFTGIAAASFYIAAYSAMQVGIFAVVTVVSGYNEDLPLIADFRGLIYRAPVLGSVLIFFLASLIGIPFTAGFFGKFYSFSTALQGGAVWLGLIGLLNSGLAAAYYLKLAVTVAQPPAAGAQKLVTPRLGLAVGTALVFTAIATLILGIHPQHILGAAQAGAASFSKAPASANPPAAENVRWVR from the coding sequence ATGAACTCGATCTCCGCAGCCGTGCCCGACATCTACCGCATTCTGCCCGAAGTCGTCCTCACCCTGACCGGCGTCCTCATCATGCTCATCGACGCCGCAATGCCCGCCGCCTCCAGCCGTCGCGGCCTCGGTTGGCTCGGCGCATTCGGCGTCATGGCCGCCCTTTGGGCCAGCCTCTGGCAGCTTTCCCTGCCCGCCGGAACAGCCTTCTACAACACCGTACAGACCGACGCCTTCAGCGTCTTCTTCCACGTCCTCATCTGCGGAATCGTCCTCGTATCGCTGCTCATTTCGCTCGATGCGCTGCCACCAGATTCCAGTCCTGTCCAGCATCATCGCGGCGAATACTTCGCCCTCATGGTCTTCGGGGCCGTAGGCATGTGCCTCATGACCTCCGCCATCGAGTTGCTCGTCGTCTTCATCGCCCTCGAAATCTCCTCCATCTCCACCTACATCCTCGCTGGCTTCCGCAAACACACCGGTAAAGGCCCCGAAGCAGCGATCAAGTACTTCCTGCTCGGCTCCTTCGCCACAGGATTCCTGCTCTACGGCGTAGCCCTGATCTTCGGAGCCACCGGCACCACCCAGATCAACCAAATCGCAGGCCTCATCCCCCACGCCAGGTCGTCGTCACTGGTTCTGGCCTCTTTCGCGTTATTGATGGTCGGCATCCTGTTCAAAGTCTCCGCCGCCCCATTCCACGTCTGGACCCCCGACGTCTACGAAGGCGCACCTTCGCCCGTCGTCGCTCTCATGTCCACCGCACCGAAGGCCGCAGCCTTCGCGCTCCTGATCCGCCTCCTCTATTCGAGCTTCCCCATGCTCCAGCCCATGTGGATGCCGCTGATGTGGATCATCGCCATTCTCTCCATGACTGTCGGCAACTTGGCCGCGCTGCGCCAGGAGAACGTCAAGCGGATGCTCGCTTACTCCTCCATCGCCCACGCAGGCTACCTGCTGGCCGCCTTCGCCGGCGTCGGTTTTACTGGAATCGCCGCCGCCAGCTTCTACATCGCTGCCTACTCCGCCATGCAAGTCGGCATTTTTGCGGTAGTGACCGTAGTCAGCGGCTACAACGAAGACCTTCCCCTTATCGCCGACTTCCGCGGACTGATCTATCGCGCCCCGGTCCTCGGCAGTGTGCTTATCTTCTTCCTGGCGTCCCTCATCGGAATCCCCTTCACCGCGGGCTTCTTCGGCAAGTTCTACTCGTTCTCCACCGCGCTCCAGGGTGGAGCGGTCTGGCTCGGTCTCATCGGCCTGCTCAACTCTGGATTAGCCGCAGCCTACTACCTCAAGCTGGCCGTCACCGTAGCTCAGCCCCCAGCCGCCGGAGCCCAAAAGCTCGTAACGCCGCGACTAGGCCTCGCGGTCGGAACAGCGCTCGTCTTCACCGCCATCGCCACGCTGATTCTTGGCATCCATCCTCAGCACATCCTCGGTGCAGCCCAGGCCGGAGCCGCCAGTTTCTCCAAAGCTCCAGCATCTGCCAATCCACCCGCCGCAGAGAACGTCCGCTGGGTCCGCTAG
- a CDS encoding type II toxin-antitoxin system HicA family toxin, whose protein sequence is MLFPAHCRSPDSQVNGNRRVSAVKAREIIRILEEDGRRLTRQKGSHMQFEHPTKPGITTVPFHGSKDISKANLASILKQAGLK, encoded by the coding sequence ATGCTCTTCCCGGCTCATTGCCGCTCTCCCGACTCGCAAGTGAATGGGAACAGGAGAGTATCAGCGGTGAAGGCTAGGGAGATCATTCGGATTCTTGAAGAGGATGGCCGGAGACTGACTCGGCAAAAGGGTAGTCATATGCAATTCGAACACCCAACCAAGCCGGGAATCACAACCGTCCCATTTCACGGCAGTAAGGATATTTCCAAGGCGAATCTTGCAAGTATCCTGAAGCAGGCGGGATTGAAATGA
- the nuoG gene encoding NADH-quinone oxidoreductase subunit NuoG, giving the protein MADVTFTVDGKKLTAPAGTLLIEACRKAGIEIPAFCYYPGLSLCGACRMCVVRQEKVPKLQTACTTQVAEGQSFTTESPEIIQARKGTIELLLGNHPLDCPVCDAGGECELQDMTFKYGAGESLYIEAKQHREEQQWSPAVYFDRPRCILCYRCVRMCGEGMDVWALGVENRGVSSIIAPNGGDHLDCEQCGMCIDACPVGALTSGTYRYKTRPWEMNHVSTVCTHCSDGCKVTLGIRQANDGTEIIRADNRDKSGINGEFLCAKGRFGFDFVESKDRITKPLIRNSAGKLEPATWEQAIRLVASKLKEVRDSKGGSAIGVIGSNTTTNEENYLLQKFARTVLATNNIDHVRTTDYAAFAQALAGSQGRAASLRDTESAKAILVIGGNPTEEHPLLAWNIRTNFRHHQVRLYIATDSPIKLERQARQSLLLPLEGYEALTDYLTGNDAALAGVEGAAGFRDALHAEESLLVVFGEEFRGQAVEALVKWGLSKEGVKFAYLGDYANSRGAADMGLYPDLLPGYVPVATPGAFAEEYPNLPAQPGLDAVQMLDAAGNGKLGALYVVGSDPIASYGADHAALKNTFLVVQDIFLTETAALADVVLPSASLYEKTGTVTNSYGDVQLAKKAADKAGIKPDFEILVRIAGGMGADVKKLVPFGKTNGVSADMGQSRGAQSGEADRHAVWLTANGLEPRLSPFDPLAVLDEIERLVSSYKLDRLNLFGGNDTQSEPGFVSVTQLTTRPDLVLPAHEGLFTSGLLGKHTSALTELNQYQSSEVVQTAAD; this is encoded by the coding sequence ATGGCAGACGTAACCTTCACAGTCGATGGCAAAAAGCTCACCGCCCCGGCAGGCACCCTGCTCATCGAAGCATGCCGCAAGGCCGGCATCGAGATCCCAGCCTTTTGTTACTACCCAGGCCTCAGCCTCTGCGGCGCATGCCGCATGTGCGTCGTCCGCCAGGAAAAGGTTCCCAAGCTTCAGACCGCCTGCACCACGCAGGTCGCGGAAGGCCAGTCCTTCACCACCGAATCGCCCGAAATCATCCAGGCCCGCAAAGGCACCATCGAACTGCTCCTCGGCAACCACCCGCTCGACTGCCCCGTCTGCGACGCTGGTGGCGAATGCGAGCTGCAGGACATGACCTTCAAGTACGGCGCAGGAGAAAGCCTCTACATCGAGGCCAAGCAGCATCGCGAAGAACAGCAGTGGTCCCCGGCCGTCTACTTCGACCGGCCCCGCTGCATCCTCTGCTACCGCTGCGTCCGCATGTGCGGCGAAGGCATGGACGTCTGGGCCCTCGGTGTCGAAAACCGCGGCGTCTCCTCCATTATCGCCCCCAACGGCGGCGACCATCTCGACTGCGAACAGTGCGGCATGTGCATCGACGCCTGTCCGGTCGGCGCACTCACCAGCGGCACCTATCGCTACAAGACCCGTCCCTGGGAGATGAACCACGTCTCCACCGTCTGCACTCATTGCAGCGACGGCTGCAAAGTCACCCTCGGCATCCGCCAGGCCAACGACGGGACCGAGATCATCCGCGCCGACAACCGCGATAAATCCGGCATCAACGGCGAGTTCCTCTGCGCCAAAGGCCGCTTCGGCTTCGACTTCGTCGAGTCGAAAGACCGCATCACCAAGCCCCTTATCCGTAACTCCGCAGGCAAGCTCGAACCAGCAACCTGGGAACAAGCCATCCGCCTCGTCGCGTCGAAGCTCAAGGAAGTCCGCGACAGCAAGGGCGGCTCCGCAATCGGAGTCATCGGCTCCAACACCACCACCAACGAGGAAAACTACCTCCTCCAGAAATTCGCCCGCACCGTCCTCGCCACCAACAACATCGACCATGTGCGCACCACTGACTACGCAGCCTTCGCCCAGGCCCTCGCCGGCTCGCAAGGCCGCGCAGCCAGCCTCCGTGACACCGAGTCTGCCAAAGCCATCCTGGTCATCGGCGGCAATCCCACCGAAGAGCATCCGCTCCTCGCATGGAACATCCGCACCAACTTCCGCCACCACCAGGTCCGTCTCTACATCGCCACCGACAGCCCTATCAAGCTAGAGCGACAGGCTCGGCAATCCCTGCTCCTTCCTCTGGAAGGCTACGAAGCCCTCACCGACTATCTCACCGGAAACGACGCAGCCCTCGCTGGCGTAGAAGGAGCAGCAGGCTTCCGCGACGCCCTCCACGCCGAGGAATCGCTGCTCGTCGTCTTCGGCGAGGAATTCCGCGGCCAGGCCGTTGAAGCACTCGTGAAATGGGGCCTGAGCAAAGAAGGCGTAAAGTTCGCTTACCTCGGCGATTACGCCAACTCCCGTGGCGCAGCCGACATGGGCCTCTACCCTGATCTGCTCCCCGGCTACGTTCCCGTCGCAACTCCCGGAGCCTTCGCCGAAGAATACCCCAACCTGCCCGCGCAACCCGGACTCGACGCCGTACAAATGCTCGATGCCGCAGGAAACGGCAAACTCGGCGCTCTCTACGTCGTAGGCTCCGACCCGATCGCTTCCTACGGAGCAGATCACGCAGCTCTCAAGAACACCTTCCTCGTCGTCCAGGACATCTTCCTCACCGAAACCGCAGCCCTCGCCGACGTAGTCCTGCCTTCCGCCAGCCTTTACGAAAAGACCGGCACCGTCACCAACAGCTACGGCGATGTCCAGTTGGCTAAGAAAGCAGCCGACAAGGCGGGCATCAAGCCGGACTTCGAAATTCTCGTCCGCATAGCCGGTGGAATGGGTGCAGACGTCAAGAAACTGGTTCCCTTCGGCAAGACAAATGGCGTTTCCGCCGACATGGGCCAATCCCGTGGCGCGCAATCCGGCGAAGCCGACCGCCACGCCGTCTGGCTTACCGCCAACGGCCTCGAACCACGCCTCAGCCCCTTCGATCCACTCGCCGTCCTCGACGAGATCGAGCGCCTCGTCTCAAGCTATAAACTGGACAGGCTCAATCTCTTCGGCGGCAACGACACGCAATCCGAACCCGGCTTCGTATCCGTCACCCAACTGACCACCCGTCCCGATCTCGTCCTACCTGCCCACGAAGGACTTTTCACTTCCGGCCTGCTGGGCAAACACACGTCGGCACTTACCGAACTCAACCAGTACCAAAGCTCCGAAGTCGTTCAAACCGCCGCGGACTAA
- the nuoL gene encoding NADH-quinone oxidoreductase subunit L: MTIHLYLWLIPILPFAGFFVNGLVGSRLPKALVSTVALAFPLAAFAVVVRAAQFVFSNSLALPYNENFAGSWISAGALHIDFTFQLDQLTLLMLLIITGVGFLIHLYSVGYMAHEEGYWRFFSYLNLFLFFMTVLVLAENYLLMFVGWEGVGLASYLLIGFYFDKKSAADAGRKAFVVNRIGDFGFLIAMFLLLSQFGTLSFGKIGASLAAQPALQGGILTAIALCLVVGACGKSAQIPLYVWLPDAMEGPTPVSALIHAATMVTAGVYMISRTHGLFDRSPFALAVVAIIGAATALFAATIALVQTDIKRVLAYSTISQLGYMFLGCGVAAYSAAVFHLMTHAFFKALLFLAAGSVIHGLGGEQDLRKMGGLRKKLPVTFWTMTAGVIAIAGIFPFAGFFSKDAILYEAFQHGTLGKTLYFVGLVTALLTSFYMFRLWYLTFMGESRFAGSVEEHGAAVHSRSDTTLVLESEHAHSPHESPWVMLGPLVILAILSFCGGWIGIEHFGNFLAPVVGPVVDPALESGGKSLDIGLSVLAVVVAILGWYVAHLFYSRKNDRAAKLAASAPGVYNLLEHKYWIDELYSNTVVKPLTLASRYVLGWLGEGAIIRGSAWLLAGIATLLGELLRRWQSGNLRSYSGWLAAGAAAILFFTVVGVVAYGIGGVDIRMIWAGH; encoded by the coding sequence ATGACCATACATCTCTATCTCTGGTTGATTCCCATCCTGCCCTTCGCCGGCTTCTTCGTGAACGGCCTCGTCGGCAGCCGTCTGCCCAAGGCGCTCGTTTCGACAGTTGCCCTTGCGTTCCCATTGGCGGCATTTGCAGTAGTCGTCCGCGCGGCGCAGTTCGTCTTTTCGAATTCCCTCGCCCTGCCCTACAACGAAAACTTCGCCGGAAGCTGGATCTCCGCAGGCGCTCTGCACATCGACTTCACTTTTCAGCTCGACCAACTTACGCTGCTCATGCTCCTGATCATCACGGGAGTAGGCTTCCTCATCCACCTCTACTCCGTCGGCTACATGGCCCACGAAGAAGGTTACTGGCGTTTCTTCAGCTATCTGAACCTCTTCCTCTTCTTCATGACCGTCCTGGTCCTCGCCGAAAACTACCTCCTGATGTTTGTCGGCTGGGAAGGCGTCGGTCTGGCCTCGTATCTGCTCATCGGCTTCTACTTCGATAAGAAATCCGCCGCCGACGCAGGCCGCAAAGCCTTCGTCGTTAACCGAATCGGCGACTTCGGCTTCCTCATCGCGATGTTCCTGCTGCTGTCTCAGTTCGGCACTCTGAGCTTCGGCAAGATCGGGGCGAGTCTCGCCGCCCAACCCGCGCTGCAAGGCGGAATCCTCACCGCAATCGCCCTCTGCCTCGTAGTCGGAGCTTGCGGCAAGTCCGCACAAATCCCGCTCTACGTCTGGCTCCCGGACGCCATGGAAGGCCCCACGCCAGTCTCCGCGCTCATCCACGCCGCCACTATGGTCACCGCCGGCGTCTACATGATCTCCCGCACCCACGGCCTCTTCGACCGCTCACCCTTCGCGCTCGCAGTCGTCGCCATCATCGGCGCAGCAACCGCGCTCTTCGCAGCTACTATCGCGCTCGTCCAGACAGACATCAAGCGCGTCCTCGCCTACTCGACGATCTCGCAACTCGGCTACATGTTCCTCGGCTGCGGCGTCGCGGCGTACTCCGCAGCGGTTTTCCACCTGATGACCCATGCCTTCTTCAAGGCCCTGCTCTTCCTCGCAGCGGGCTCGGTCATCCACGGCCTCGGCGGCGAGCAAGACCTACGCAAGATGGGCGGCCTGCGCAAGAAACTTCCCGTCACCTTCTGGACCATGACCGCAGGCGTCATCGCCATCGCCGGTATCTTTCCATTCGCTGGCTTCTTCTCCAAAGACGCAATCCTTTACGAAGCCTTCCAGCACGGCACGCTCGGCAAGACTCTCTACTTTGTCGGCCTCGTAACCGCGCTCCTCACCAGCTTCTACATGTTCCGCCTCTGGTACCTCACCTTCATGGGCGAATCCCGGTTTGCAGGCAGCGTTGAAGAGCACGGCGCAGCAGTCCACTCCCGCTCCGACACCACGCTCGTTCTCGAATCCGAACATGCCCATTCACCCCACGAGAGTCCCTGGGTGATGCTCGGCCCCCTAGTCATCCTCGCCATCCTCTCCTTCTGCGGCGGCTGGATCGGCATCGAACACTTCGGCAACTTCCTCGCTCCAGTAGTCGGCCCGGTCGTCGACCCCGCACTCGAATCCGGTGGCAAGAGCCTCGATATCGGCTTGAGCGTCCTCGCGGTTGTCGTCGCTATCCTGGGCTGGTACGTCGCACATCTTTTCTACAGCAGAAAGAACGACCGCGCCGCAAAACTGGCCGCTTCCGCACCCGGCGTTTACAACCTTCTCGAACACAAATACTGGATCGACGAGCTGTACTCCAACACGGTCGTAAAGCCGCTAACGCTCGCCTCGCGCTACGTCCTCGGCTGGCTCGGTGAAGGCGCAATCATCCGCGGCTCGGCCTGGCTGCTTGCAGGCATAGCAACCCTCCTCGGAGAGTTGCTGCGCCGCTGGCAATCAGGAAATCTCCGTTCCTACTCCGGCTGGCTCGCCGCTGGCGCAGCAGCCATCTTGTTCTTCACCGTCGTCGGAGTCGTTGCCTACGGAATCGGTGGAGTCGACATTCGCATGATATGGGCGGGGCACTAA
- a CDS encoding NADH-quinone oxidoreductase subunit J family protein: protein MHLILFLIFAGFCLAGAVNLLLQTHPINSALSLIVVMSSLAVLYLLLGAEFLAIAQIIVYAGAVMVLFTFVVMLLNVGEEERTHGSKIAKTIGFPAIFVFFAVITTVILEAQRRLGGVKLSDGITTTQELSKVLFTDMLLPFELTSVLVLIAILGAVALARKEGHS from the coding sequence ATGCATCTGATTTTATTTCTGATCTTCGCGGGTTTCTGTCTGGCCGGAGCGGTCAATCTGCTCCTCCAGACTCACCCCATCAACAGCGCCCTGTCGCTGATCGTTGTCATGAGTTCGCTCGCGGTGCTCTACCTGCTCCTCGGCGCTGAGTTCCTCGCCATCGCACAGATCATCGTCTACGCCGGCGCTGTCATGGTTCTCTTCACCTTCGTCGTCATGCTCCTTAATGTCGGAGAAGAAGAACGCACCCACGGCAGCAAGATAGCCAAGACCATCGGCTTCCCCGCAATCTTCGTCTTCTTCGCCGTCATCACCACCGTCATCCTCGAAGCCCAGCGCCGTCTCGGCGGCGTAAAACTGAGCGACGGCATCACCACCACCCAGGAACTGAGCAAAGTACTTTTCACCGATATGCTCCTGCCCTTTGAACTCACCTCAGTCCTGGTCCTCATTGCCATCCTCGGCGCAGTAGCGCTGGCACGAAAGGAAGGCCACTCCTGA
- a CDS encoding type II toxin-antitoxin system HicB family antitoxin: MTKNYLVVFGKCKGSNFSGHAPDVLGCVSAGDTLEEMKAMMREALEFHLETMVQRGEAVPEAVTEKVDFKPGDFDDVEYFVIQQLEVNVPAREAVHKHRDAHQAA; encoded by the coding sequence ATGACAAAAAACTACCTGGTTGTCTTCGGAAAGTGCAAAGGCAGCAACTTCTCAGGCCACGCGCCGGATGTCTTGGGTTGCGTCTCTGCGGGCGACACGCTCGAAGAGATGAAAGCCATGATGCGTGAAGCTCTGGAATTTCATCTCGAAACGATGGTTCAGCGGGGCGAAGCGGTTCCGGAAGCAGTTACAGAGAAGGTCGATTTCAAGCCCGGCGACTTCGACGACGTCGAGTACTTCGTAATCCAACAGCTCGAGGTCAACGTACCGGCCCGCGAAGCTGTTCACAAGCACCGCGACGCCCACCAGGCAGCATAG
- the nuoK gene encoding NADH-quinone oxidoreductase subunit NuoK yields MHFDSVPSSWYLILSALLFVLGVVGFLIKRSLITVFMSIELMLNAVNLSFVTFAHEWHAVQGQIFVFFVMMVAAAEAAVGLAIIIAIFRSRQTLNVDQIDLMKL; encoded by the coding sequence ATGCATTTCGACTCAGTCCCTAGCTCCTGGTACCTGATTCTCTCGGCGCTCTTGTTCGTACTCGGCGTCGTCGGCTTCCTCATCAAACGCAGCCTGATCACCGTCTTCATGTCCATTGAGCTGATGCTCAACGCCGTCAATCTTTCCTTCGTGACCTTCGCCCACGAGTGGCACGCTGTCCAGGGACAGATTTTCGTCTTCTTCGTCATGATGGTTGCCGCTGCCGAAGCCGCCGTGGGCCTCGCCATCATCATCGCCATCTTCCGTTCCCGTCAAACCCTCAACGTCGACCAGATCGATCTAATGAAGCTCTGA